A genome region from Gammaproteobacteria bacterium includes the following:
- a CDS encoding aminotransferase class I/II-fold pyridoxal phosphate-dependent enzyme, producing the protein MNKQITPRPMHNTSRLLDYLYHEMIVCATEGIGYVVLDDEELKANEIVIGGKKVKSFGSCSYLGLELDPRMKAASIKAIEKYGTAFSSSRAYLSSPLYGELQELLEAIFQKPVIATPTTSLGHIAAIPSLVDPSDAIVLDHQVHASVQNAAKIAKANGTHVEMVRHSNLENLEWRIQKLTSEFRNVWYFADGVYSMFGDLAPFKEIESLLNKYDNLYLYVDDAHGMSWSGPRGSGTVLAAIEFHPKMVLATSMVKGFGGGGGILVFPDSQLRDFINYTGSTLFFSGPIQNGSLGACVCSAKIHLSPEINELQEKLKGLLRFTLDSCDAMEIPLAVKELTPIFFVPVSDTRTAYQITRKMIEKGFFLNIAAYPSVPVKNAGLRFTITNHMSEGSILEMLETLREVYYQTLAANGVTLDEVYAAFKLEKPGKSKITETQSVSNNM; encoded by the coding sequence ATGAACAAACAAATCACCCCCCGTCCCATGCACAACACGTCCAGGCTGCTGGATTATCTTTACCATGAAATGATCGTTTGCGCCACGGAAGGAATAGGGTATGTGGTGCTTGATGATGAGGAGCTCAAAGCAAATGAGATCGTCATTGGCGGTAAAAAAGTAAAGAGTTTTGGTTCGTGTAGCTATCTCGGTCTTGAGTTGGATCCCCGAATGAAAGCGGCCTCAATCAAGGCCATTGAGAAATACGGTACAGCTTTTTCCAGTTCCCGAGCCTACCTGTCCAGTCCTCTTTATGGAGAGTTGCAGGAACTCTTGGAGGCTATTTTCCAAAAGCCGGTCATAGCTACTCCTACGACCTCACTAGGACACATAGCTGCAATTCCCTCGCTCGTAGATCCTTCGGATGCTATAGTCTTGGATCATCAGGTTCATGCCAGTGTTCAGAATGCTGCAAAAATTGCCAAAGCAAATGGCACCCACGTGGAAATGGTTCGTCACAGCAATTTGGAAAACCTGGAGTGGAGAATCCAAAAGTTGACGTCGGAATTTAGGAATGTTTGGTATTTCGCTGATGGCGTTTACTCAATGTTTGGTGACTTGGCACCTTTTAAAGAGATTGAGTCATTACTGAACAAGTATGATAATTTGTATTTATATGTAGATGATGCTCATGGCATGAGTTGGTCGGGGCCACGAGGAAGTGGGACGGTATTAGCTGCGATTGAATTTCATCCAAAAATGGTGCTTGCAACTTCCATGGTCAAGGGGTTTGGAGGTGGCGGTGGCATTCTGGTCTTTCCAGATTCGCAGTTGCGTGACTTCATTAATTACACTGGTAGCACGCTCTTCTTTTCCGGTCCGATCCAAAATGGCAGCTTGGGGGCATGTGTATGTTCAGCGAAAATTCATTTGAGTCCTGAAATCAATGAGTTGCAGGAGAAATTGAAAGGGTTGTTGCGATTTACGCTTGATAGCTGTGATGCTATGGAGATTCCTCTTGCTGTTAAAGAGCTGACGCCCATCTTCTTTGTGCCGGTAAGTGATACCCGAACGGCATATCAAATTACGCGAAAAATGATAGAAAAGGGCTTCTTTTTGAATATCGCAGCTTATCCATCCGTCCCTGTAAAAAATGCTGGTCTGCGGTTTACCATTACCAACCACATGAGTGAGGGCAGTATCCTGGAGATGCTGGAAACGCTTCGGGAAGTGTACTATCAGACCTTGGCGGCAAACGGTGTGACGCTGGATGAGGTTTATGCTGCGTTCAAGCTTGAAAAGCCCGGTAAAAGCAAGATCACAGAGACACAATCTGTTTCTAATAACATGTGA